The following proteins are encoded in a genomic region of Hoeflea phototrophica DFL-43:
- the dut gene encoding dUTP diphosphatase translates to MTHHDRPANIAVDPTAARVPELLILRLPHGEGLELPAYETPGAAGMDLRAAVSEGEPFELAPGARAAIPTGLVMEIPHGFEGQVRPRSGLALKSGITCLNTPGTIDSDYRGEVKVILANLGAEPFLVTRGMRIAQMVIAPVVQARILLAEAVDETARGAGGFGSTGTA, encoded by the coding sequence ATGACCCATCATGACCGCCCCGCAAACATCGCCGTTGATCCGACCGCTGCACGCGTGCCCGAGCTGCTCATCCTGCGGCTGCCCCATGGCGAGGGGCTGGAGCTGCCCGCCTATGAAACCCCCGGCGCCGCGGGCATGGATCTGCGCGCAGCGGTCAGCGAAGGCGAACCGTTCGAACTTGCGCCGGGCGCCCGCGCCGCGATCCCCACCGGGCTGGTGATGGAGATCCCGCACGGCTTCGAAGGCCAGGTCCGGCCGCGCTCCGGCCTGGCGCTCAAATCCGGCATTACCTGCCTCAACACGCCCGGCACCATCGACAGCGATTACCGTGGCGAGGTCAAGGTGATCCTCGCCAATCTCGGCGCCGAGCCCTTCCTTGTCACCCGCGGCATGCGCATCGCGCAGATGGTCATCGCCCCGGTGGTTCAGGCCCGCATCCTGCTGGCCGAAGCGGTGGATGAAACCGCGCGCGGCGCCGGCGGCTTCGGCTCCACAGGAACCGCATGA
- a CDS encoding ArsR/SmtB family transcription factor, whose product MNAIEAAQGFSAMGSESRLEVLQTLVRAGEAGLRVGDIQERTGITASTLAHHLKFLSAANLIVQRKQGRVIMSTANFAHLNLLASFILEKCCSEQGVQP is encoded by the coding sequence ATGAATGCGATTGAAGCGGCGCAGGGATTTTCGGCGATGGGGTCGGAATCGCGGCTGGAGGTGTTGCAGACGCTGGTGCGGGCCGGGGAGGCCGGATTGCGGGTCGGCGATATCCAGGAGCGCACCGGGATCACGGCCTCGACGCTGGCGCATCATCTCAAGTTCCTCAGCGCCGCCAATCTGATTGTCCAGCGCAAGCAGGGCCGTGTGATCATGAGCACGGCGAATTTCGCCCATCTGAATTTGCTGGCCTCATTCATTTTGGAAAAGTGCTGCAGCGAACAGGGAGTTCAGCCATGA
- a CDS encoding DUF1330 domain-containing protein, which translates to MTTPAGKPAHAIVTMTITSPDSLAQYREKAADALSRHGGSVLQASATLDLLEGGPDLPTMAAVLSFPRREDALAWIEDPELAPVHALRRGSGHSTIVLL; encoded by the coding sequence ATGACCACTCCAGCCGGCAAACCCGCCCATGCAATTGTCACCATGACCATCACCTCGCCTGACAGCCTGGCGCAATACCGCGAAAAGGCCGCCGATGCACTGTCCCGCCATGGCGGCTCCGTCTTGCAGGCGTCAGCCACGCTGGATCTGCTTGAAGGCGGCCCGGACCTGCCCACCATGGCGGCAGTCCTCAGCTTCCCGCGCCGCGAGGACGCCCTTGCCTGGATCGAAGATCCCGAACTCGCCCCGGTACACGCCCTGCGTCGCGGCAGCGGTCACTCAACCATCGTCCTGCTCTGA
- a CDS encoding universal stress protein gives MYKNILVAVALDQAHDSAAAFDIARALASRGAAITALHVLEEIPAYVAHYIPPENTSNRRSEAEAELKADLGGVTDVKPVVLSGHPGSTIVEYATAHDIDCIIIASHRPGLQDYFLGSTAGRVVRHAKCAVHVIR, from the coding sequence ATGTACAAGAACATTCTCGTCGCCGTCGCGCTTGACCAGGCCCATGACAGCGCCGCTGCTTTCGACATTGCCCGGGCGCTCGCCTCAAGGGGCGCGGCCATCACCGCCCTGCATGTGCTCGAGGAAATCCCCGCCTATGTGGCCCACTACATCCCGCCGGAGAACACCTCCAACCGCCGCTCGGAAGCCGAAGCGGAGCTGAAGGCGGATCTCGGCGGCGTCACCGATGTCAAACCCGTCGTCCTGAGCGGCCACCCGGGTTCGACAATCGTCGAATACGCCACCGCCCACGACATCGACTGCATCATCATCGCCTCCCACCGCCCCGGCCTGCAGGACTATTTCCTCGGCTCCACCGCCGGCCGCGTGGTGCGCCACGCGAAGTGCGCGGTGCATGTGATCAGGTGA
- a CDS encoding ATP-dependent nuclease: MPGHIKIRNLKGIVSIDYEVPGPGLHLLSGANGSGKTTLLACLRRIGYGNAFPVHFATSAQSPQLDNYSGASIEYSINGRSVTYGYRSERWTPRPRSGAALIRDFGFPNVIYAGAVAERITPSAQDFVPNRIKAATPELIASLNRVFQTSKFNNLKVVNLTRGAGNQAYLMRVGLSAPAKYHTEKNFGLGELCVLKLMLSLHNCPNNSLVLIDELEMALHPMAQIKFVEYLKEISEQKNLTSIVSTHSASLIKYFGRKHLSFLNKNGQNTRVLKNCFPTYALGQLGFGEERAPDYLVYVEDKAARRISEILWQNLVAERLGARAAYAPTVHFVEIGGIYNVLNMIANGGGLVPEQTKVLALLDLDAKTETLQKAIDSKNLSAQQLFANCDKQLKYLPWTPEVGIIHYLSTHHADAQDALRLQTSTNYLRLPEPTADELTADTGGQQRKVAKTGLSRICRETAEALPNLGGDDIKDLIYKAFCDWSFVNEKPRVQAIFGPFF; the protein is encoded by the coding sequence ATGCCAGGTCACATTAAAATAAGGAACTTGAAAGGTATCGTTAGCATTGATTATGAGGTTCCGGGCCCGGGGCTTCATCTTCTTTCAGGTGCAAACGGCTCTGGAAAAACGACCCTTCTGGCATGCTTGAGGCGGATTGGCTACGGAAATGCATTTCCTGTTCACTTCGCGACATCTGCTCAGTCGCCGCAGCTGGATAACTATAGCGGCGCATCAATTGAGTATTCAATAAATGGTCGTTCCGTTACTTACGGGTACCGAAGCGAACGCTGGACCCCAAGACCCCGAAGCGGTGCGGCATTGATCCGAGATTTCGGATTTCCCAATGTAATTTACGCTGGTGCCGTTGCTGAAAGGATTACACCTAGCGCTCAAGACTTTGTACCAAACCGGATCAAGGCTGCCACCCCAGAATTGATTGCCTCTCTGAACCGCGTCTTTCAGACGAGTAAATTCAATAACTTAAAAGTGGTCAATCTGACGCGGGGGGCTGGAAATCAAGCATATCTAATGCGCGTCGGGTTAAGTGCGCCTGCTAAGTACCATACGGAGAAAAATTTTGGATTGGGAGAGCTATGTGTTTTGAAACTAATGCTGTCTTTGCATAACTGTCCAAACAACTCCTTGGTATTAATTGATGAGTTGGAAATGGCACTGCACCCGATGGCGCAGATCAAATTTGTTGAATATCTTAAAGAGATTTCTGAACAAAAAAACCTTACATCAATCGTCTCAACCCATTCCGCATCATTGATAAAGTATTTTGGGCGAAAACACCTAAGTTTTCTAAATAAAAACGGACAAAATACGAGAGTTCTCAAAAATTGCTTCCCGACATACGCTTTAGGACAATTGGGATTTGGCGAAGAACGTGCGCCTGACTACCTTGTATATGTAGAAGATAAAGCTGCTCGTAGAATTTCGGAAATTCTTTGGCAAAACCTCGTCGCAGAGAGATTAGGAGCTCGGGCAGCCTACGCGCCTACTGTGCACTTTGTCGAGATTGGCGGAATTTACAATGTGCTCAACATGATAGCAAACGGAGGTGGCCTTGTTCCCGAACAGACAAAAGTTCTGGCTTTGCTGGATTTGGACGCAAAGACGGAAACGCTACAGAAAGCAATTGATAGCAAAAACCTCTCCGCCCAACAGTTATTTGCGAATTGTGACAAGCAACTGAAGTATCTTCCTTGGACACCAGAAGTCGGAATAATTCATTATTTGTCCACCCATCATGCGGATGCACAAGATGCGCTAAGACTGCAAACGAGTACCAACTATCTGAGGTTACCCGAACCGACTGCCGATGAACTGACTGCAGATACCGGCGGACAGCAACGAAAAGTAGCCAAAACTGGCCTAAGTCGGATCTGTCGGGAAACTGCAGAAGCATTACCAAACCTTGGTGGCGATGACATCAAGGATTTAATATATAAAGCGTTTTGCGATTGGAGCTTCGTTAATGAAAAGCCTAGGGTTCAGGCAATTTTTGGACCATTTTTTTGA
- the cysK gene encoding cysteine synthase A, with amino-acid sequence MSDSKEIGRGRIYNSILDTVGDTPIVRLDKLAKEKGVKAHLLGKLEFFNPIASVKDRIGVAMIESLEAQGKIEPGKTTLVEPTSGNTGIALAFAAAAKGYRLILTMPETMSVERRKMLALLGAELVLTEGPKGMKGAIARAEELIGEIEGSVMPQQFENPANPEIHRKTTALEIWNDTDGGVDILISGIGTGGTITGTGQVLKAKKPGVKVVAVEPADSPVLSGGNPGPHKIQGIGAGFAPAILDTGIYDEVVQVSNDEAFAMAREVARLEGLPVGISSGAALTAAVKVGSREENAGKQIVVIIPSFAERYLSTALFDGLGD; translated from the coding sequence ATGTCGGATTCAAAGGAAATAGGCCGCGGCCGGATCTACAATTCGATCCTCGACACTGTCGGCGACACACCGATTGTGCGGCTCGACAAGCTGGCGAAGGAGAAGGGCGTCAAGGCACACCTGCTGGGCAAGCTTGAATTCTTCAATCCGATCGCCTCGGTCAAGGACCGCATCGGCGTCGCCATGATCGAAAGCCTCGAAGCCCAAGGCAAGATCGAACCGGGCAAGACCACGCTGGTGGAGCCGACCTCGGGCAACACCGGCATTGCGCTGGCCTTCGCCGCCGCCGCCAAGGGCTACCGGTTGATCCTGACCATGCCCGAGACCATGTCCGTCGAGCGCCGCAAGATGTTGGCGCTGCTGGGCGCGGAGCTGGTGTTGACCGAAGGCCCCAAGGGCATGAAGGGCGCCATTGCCCGTGCCGAGGAGCTCATAGGTGAGATCGAAGGCTCGGTGATGCCGCAGCAATTCGAAAACCCGGCCAACCCGGAAATCCACCGCAAGACGACGGCGCTGGAAATCTGGAACGACACCGACGGCGGTGTCGATATTCTGATCTCCGGCATTGGCACCGGCGGCACCATCACCGGCACCGGGCAGGTGCTCAAGGCGAAAAAGCCCGGGGTCAAGGTCGTCGCGGTCGAGCCCGCGGATTCGCCTGTGCTGTCCGGCGGCAATCCCGGCCCGCACAAGATCCAGGGCATCGGCGCCGGCTTCGCGCCTGCCATTCTCGACACCGGGATCTATGACGAGGTTGTCCAGGTCAGCAATGACGAGGCCTTCGCCATGGCCCGTGAGGTGGCGCGCCTGGAAGGCCTGCCGGTGGGCATCTCGTCTGGTGCTGCGCTGACGGCCGCGGTCAAGGTCGGCAGCCGTGAGGAAAATGCCGGCAAGCAGATCGTCGTGATAATCCCCTCCTTCGCCGAGCGCTACCTCTCGACCGCACTGTTTGATGGTCTTGGCGACTGA
- a CDS encoding NAD(P)-dependent oxidoreductase codes for MRIILDPEPRTAEDIFSEADYQELTRRHDVIVYSGEDRDVFYTRHLPDCDILLGQADMGPDRLAMASKLKAIINVETNFLPNVDYETCFQRGIHVLAPSGVFALPVAEMGLGMAISLARGIHSEHKRFTEGNERYGLSGNQDAELLSGSDFGFVGFGDLGRALFALLPGFRPNSVKVFDPWLPDAHLERMGVAPASLDAVLEQSRFVFVVASITTENQHLLNAGNLSRMQPGASLILLSRAAVVDFDAVSKLVGSGAIRFATDVFPEEPVTADDPVRALPNTLFSPHRAGALESALKDIGNRVIEDIGQIANGLPPISCKRAERETVTRMRSKPIDKT; via the coding sequence ATGCGTATCATTCTGGATCCCGAACCCCGTACTGCTGAGGACATTTTCAGCGAAGCCGATTATCAAGAGCTGACGCGCCGTCACGATGTCATCGTGTATAGCGGCGAAGACCGGGATGTTTTTTACACCCGGCACTTGCCTGACTGCGATATCCTGCTGGGCCAGGCCGATATGGGGCCTGATCGGCTTGCAATGGCCTCGAAGCTGAAGGCAATCATCAATGTCGAAACCAACTTCCTGCCCAATGTGGATTATGAAACCTGCTTTCAGCGTGGAATTCATGTGCTGGCGCCAAGCGGCGTGTTTGCGCTCCCGGTCGCCGAGATGGGGCTGGGCATGGCGATATCGCTGGCACGCGGAATTCATTCCGAGCATAAGCGCTTTACAGAAGGCAACGAGCGCTACGGACTGAGCGGCAATCAGGATGCGGAACTGCTCAGCGGCAGCGATTTCGGCTTTGTCGGCTTCGGTGATCTCGGGCGGGCGCTTTTTGCCTTGCTGCCTGGCTTCCGGCCGAATTCCGTCAAGGTATTCGACCCCTGGCTGCCCGATGCCCATCTCGAGCGAATGGGCGTTGCACCGGCCAGCCTGGATGCGGTTCTGGAGCAATCCCGGTTTGTCTTTGTGGTCGCCTCGATCACCACCGAAAACCAGCATCTTCTCAATGCCGGCAATCTTTCCCGAATGCAGCCAGGCGCCTCGCTCATCCTGCTCAGCCGCGCCGCCGTGGTGGACTTTGATGCTGTGTCGAAACTGGTAGGGTCCGGCGCGATCCGCTTTGCGACAGATGTCTTCCCCGAGGAACCTGTCACCGCCGATGATCCTGTCCGTGCCCTGCCCAACACGCTGTTTTCACCACACCGCGCCGGGGCGCTGGAATCTGCGCTGAAGGACATCGGCAACCGCGTAATCGAAGACATCGGCCAGATCGCCAACGGCTTGCCGCCAATCAGCTGCAAACGCGCCGAACGCGAAACTGTGACGCGTATGCGCAGCAAGCCGATCGACAAGACCTGA
- a CDS encoding universal stress protein, with protein sequence MCGSLAASRPPLHAVQARHPGSTIVEYAAAHEIDCIIIASHRPGLQDCFLGSTASRVVRHAKCAVHVIR encoded by the coding sequence GTGTGTGGAAGCCTGGCCGCATCGCGGCCACCACTCCATGCCGTTCAGGCACGACATCCGGGCTCCACAATCGTCGAATACGCCGCCGCCCACGAGATCGACTGCATCATCATTGCCTCCCACCGCCCCGGCCTGCAGGACTGTTTCCTCGGCTCCACCGCAAGCCGCGTGGTCCGCCACGCCAAATGCGCGGTGCATGTGATCAGGTGA
- a CDS encoding peptide chain release factor 3: protein MPEPLAEEVGRRRTFAIISHPDAGKTTLTEKLLLFGGAIQLAGEVKAKKDRIQTRSDWMKIERERGISVVTSVMTFEYDNHVFNLLDTPGHEDFADDTYRTLTAVDAAVMVIDAAKGIEPRTLKLFEVCRLRDIPIITFVNKMDREARNPFEILDEVEQKLALDTAPMTWPIGQGKSFSGTYHLAKSAMRGPDRETALTPVNGPESDKVAGLLPENERETFIEETSLAVEACRPFDLEAFREGHLTPVYFGSALKAFGVRDLINALGELAPPPRAQVADIRTVEATDAKMTAFVFKIQANMDPNHRDRIAFVRVCSGKLQRGMKARLSRTGKPMGLSAPQFFFASQRQIADTAYAGDVVGIPNHGTLRIGDTLTEGEALVFQGVPNFAPEILRRVRLEDAMKAKKLKEALQQMAEEGVVQLFSPEDGSPAIVGVVGALQLDVLKERLQAEYGLPVSFEMARFSVCRWISAPEKPELERFIDRHRGDIARDLDGDPVFLASDQFSLNYEAERYPDIKMVAIKEYHVAKAA, encoded by the coding sequence ATGCCCGAACCACTTGCCGAGGAAGTCGGCCGCCGCCGCACCTTCGCCATCATCTCGCACCCGGATGCGGGCAAGACGACGCTGACCGAAAAGCTGCTGCTGTTCGGCGGTGCGATCCAGCTCGCGGGTGAGGTGAAAGCCAAAAAGGACCGGATCCAGACCCGCTCGGACTGGATGAAGATCGAGCGCGAGCGCGGTATCTCGGTGGTCACCTCGGTGATGACGTTCGAGTATGACAACCACGTCTTCAACCTGCTCGACACGCCGGGGCATGAGGACTTTGCCGACGACACCTACCGCACGCTGACGGCGGTGGACGCGGCGGTGATGGTGATCGACGCGGCCAAGGGCATCGAGCCACGGACGCTGAAGCTGTTCGAGGTCTGCCGGCTTCGCGACATTCCGATCATCACCTTCGTCAACAAGATGGACCGCGAGGCGCGCAATCCGTTCGAAATTCTCGACGAGGTGGAGCAGAAACTGGCGCTCGACACGGCGCCGATGACCTGGCCGATCGGTCAGGGCAAGAGCTTTTCGGGCACCTATCATCTGGCGAAATCGGCAATGCGCGGCCCCGACAGGGAGACCGCGCTGACGCCGGTCAACGGGCCGGAATCGGACAAGGTGGCGGGGCTCTTGCCCGAGAACGAGCGCGAGACCTTTATCGAAGAGACTTCACTTGCGGTGGAAGCCTGCCGGCCGTTTGATCTTGAGGCATTCCGCGAGGGGCATCTGACGCCGGTCTATTTCGGCTCGGCGCTGAAGGCGTTCGGGGTGCGCGACCTGATCAATGCGCTGGGGGAGCTGGCGCCGCCGCCGCGCGCCCAGGTGGCCGACATCCGCACGGTGGAGGCGACTGATGCAAAGATGACCGCCTTCGTGTTCAAGATCCAGGCCAATATGGACCCCAATCACCGCGACCGGATCGCCTTTGTGCGGGTCTGCTCGGGCAAATTGCAGCGCGGCATGAAGGCGCGGCTGTCGCGCACCGGCAAGCCGATGGGGCTGTCGGCGCCACAATTCTTCTTCGCCTCGCAGCGCCAGATCGCCGACACGGCCTATGCCGGCGACGTGGTCGGCATCCCCAATCACGGCACCTTGCGGATCGGCGACACGCTGACCGAGGGCGAGGCGCTGGTGTTTCAGGGGGTGCCGAATTTCGCCCCGGAAATCCTGCGCCGGGTCAGGCTCGAGGATGCGATGAAGGCCAAGAAACTGAAGGAGGCGCTGCAGCAGATGGCCGAGGAAGGCGTGGTGCAATTGTTCTCGCCCGAGGACGGCTCGCCGGCGATTGTCGGCGTGGTCGGCGCGCTGCAGCTTGATGTGCTGAAGGAACGGCTGCAGGCGGAGTATGGCCTGCCGGTGAGTTTCGAAATGGCCCGCTTCTCGGTCTGCCGCTGGATCTCGGCGCCGGAAAAACCCGAGCTCGAGCGCTTCATCGACCGCCACCGCGGCGACATTGCCCGCGATCTCGACGGTGACCCGGTGTTCCTGGCATCCGACCAGTTCTCGCTCAATTACGAGGCCGAGCGCTACCCGGACATCAAGATGGTGGCGATCAAGGAATACCACGTCGCCAAGGCTGCGTAA
- a CDS encoding permease: MSLATETGRPGAQELKAWLTTPWAFMLLILAGVAVLDGGRFTGIVSFAVAALGSTLPYIIFAVALIAGLKAAGAEAVIAEAFKGRETKMIVMAALFGGLAPFCSCEVIPFVAGLLALGAPLSAVMAFWLSSPLIDPPTLLITAAALGWPFAAGKAVAAVALGLFGGFAIKAAIAGGRFSAPLKIYNKKGCGCGPDPFSGKPVWRFWGEASRREAFRHEAIINGMFLIKWLALAYVLEALLVTYVPAEMVAGLVGGEGVVPIGIAALVGMPAYLNSYVAPPLLAGLMEQGMSPGAAMAFMISGAVSSVPAMAAVWSLVRKPVFATYIGLGVSGAVASGIIFQMVL, from the coding sequence ATGAGCCTTGCAACCGAAACCGGCCGCCCGGGGGCGCAGGAGCTGAAGGCCTGGCTCACCACGCCCTGGGCCTTCATGCTGTTGATCCTGGCCGGTGTTGCCGTGCTGGACGGCGGGCGGTTCACCGGGATTGTCAGCTTCGCGGTGGCAGCGCTTGGCAGCACCCTGCCCTACATCATCTTCGCCGTGGCGCTGATTGCCGGGCTCAAGGCGGCGGGCGCGGAAGCGGTGATCGCCGAGGCGTTCAAGGGCCGCGAGACCAAGATGATCGTGATGGCGGCACTGTTTGGCGGGCTGGCGCCGTTCTGCTCGTGCGAGGTGATCCCGTTTGTCGCAGGCCTGCTGGCGCTGGGCGCACCATTGTCGGCGGTGATGGCGTTCTGGCTGTCGTCGCCGCTGATCGACCCGCCGACATTGCTTATCACGGCGGCTGCCCTGGGCTGGCCCTTCGCCGCCGGCAAGGCAGTGGCGGCGGTGGCGCTGGGGCTGTTCGGCGGGTTCGCGATCAAGGCGGCCATTGCCGGCGGCCGGTTCAGCGCTCCTCTGAAGATCTACAACAAGAAGGGTTGCGGCTGCGGACCGGATCCGTTTTCGGGCAAGCCGGTCTGGCGTTTCTGGGGCGAGGCAAGCCGCCGCGAAGCCTTCCGGCACGAGGCGATCATCAATGGCATGTTCCTGATCAAGTGGCTGGCGCTGGCCTATGTGCTGGAAGCGCTGCTGGTCACCTATGTGCCGGCCGAGATGGTTGCCGGGCTGGTGGGCGGCGAAGGCGTGGTGCCGATCGGCATTGCCGCCCTGGTGGGGATGCCCGCCTATCTCAACTCCTATGTCGCGCCGCCGCTGCTGGCGGGTCTGATGGAGCAAGGCATGAGCCCGGGTGCTGCGATGGCGTTCATGATCTCGGGCGCGGTGAGCTCGGTGCCGGCGATGGCGGCGGTCTGGTCGCTGGTCAGGAAGCCGGTCTTCGCCACCTATATCGGACTCGGGGTTTCCGGCGCTGTTGCGTCTGGGATCATCTTTCAGATGGTGCTGTGA
- a CDS encoding proline racemase family protein encodes MSAPLKVIDMHTGGEPLRIVTAGYPELPKGTILEKRAHVRDHLDDLRKILMFEPRGHFDMYGALLVEPDLPGADLAVLFMHNEGYSTMCGHAIIALGRYAVDQGLVEPQGDRALVNIECPCGMVRAEVAVRDGKAAEVSFESVPSFLFAGDQKLSLEKHGEITFDIAYGGAFYALAGCSQFGLEFGRDPVAAFVEAADQLTRAAHAAIPLSHPDAQDLAFLYGSILTDGQDAFSDQSTRNICVFADRQVDRSPTGSGVTARLAAMHARGQIALGQQRTFESIIGSRFSGSVASVTACGPHPAITAKVSGRAYYSGKTEFIVEDDDPLAAGFLVR; translated from the coding sequence ATGAGCGCCCCGCTCAAAGTCATCGATATGCACACCGGCGGCGAGCCGCTCCGGATCGTCACAGCTGGATATCCCGAACTACCAAAGGGCACGATCCTCGAGAAACGCGCCCATGTCCGCGATCATCTTGATGATCTGAGAAAGATCCTGATGTTCGAGCCGCGCGGGCACTTTGACATGTACGGCGCGCTGCTGGTCGAACCGGATCTTCCAGGCGCCGATCTCGCGGTGCTGTTCATGCACAATGAAGGCTATTCCACCATGTGCGGCCACGCCATCATCGCGCTCGGGCGCTATGCGGTGGATCAGGGGCTGGTCGAGCCTCAGGGCGACCGGGCCTTGGTCAACATCGAGTGCCCCTGCGGCATGGTGCGCGCCGAGGTCGCCGTCCGCGACGGCAAGGCCGCCGAAGTCAGCTTCGAAAGCGTGCCATCGTTTCTGTTTGCCGGAGATCAAAAACTCAGCCTCGAAAAACACGGCGAAATCACCTTCGACATCGCCTATGGCGGCGCGTTCTACGCACTGGCCGGTTGCAGCCAGTTCGGACTTGAATTCGGCCGCGATCCGGTCGCCGCCTTTGTCGAAGCTGCCGATCAGCTGACCAGGGCGGCGCACGCGGCAATTCCACTGAGCCATCCCGACGCTCAGGATCTGGCGTTTCTCTATGGCTCGATCCTGACCGACGGGCAGGACGCCTTCTCCGATCAGTCCACCCGCAACATCTGCGTCTTCGCCGACCGCCAGGTGGATCGCTCGCCCACCGGATCCGGCGTCACCGCGCGGCTGGCTGCGATGCACGCGCGCGGCCAGATCGCGCTCGGGCAGCAGCGGACATTCGAGAGCATCATCGGCAGCCGGTTTTCAGGCTCGGTTGCCTCGGTGACGGCTTGCGGGCCGCATCCGGCGATCACGGCCAAAGTGTCAGGCCGCGCTTACTATTCCGGCAAGACCGAGTTTATTGTCGAGGATGATGACCCTCTGGCGGCCGGATTTCTCGTTCGCTGA
- a CDS encoding LysR family transcriptional regulator — protein MCNTAQTMIDWSDLRYVLETVRHSGLSGAARALGVNHATVARRIQAAEQASGAVLFDRLPGGYAPTAAGLEAARAAEAMEAANAALSLSITARDERLSGPLSVTAPQLLIERVLGGILAEFCAAHPEIELQLFASNEALNLSQREADVAIRVSDAPLDTLVGSRVADQRAAVYVSRAYGERLGTTPGQRLDWIRFSHWPGVPAELNTAWPERRVALVLDDMAAAIGAVRAGIGATRMPCFLGETDPQLVRLPGVPLFAYPSIWVLTHRDLQRVRRIETFVEFASARLRRLRPVFVGDPKG, from the coding sequence ATGTGCAATACTGCACAGACGATGATTGACTGGAGCGACCTTCGATATGTGCTTGAGACCGTCCGCCATAGCGGGCTGAGCGGTGCTGCGCGGGCGCTGGGGGTGAACCACGCCACCGTGGCACGGCGGATCCAGGCGGCCGAGCAGGCCTCCGGCGCAGTGCTGTTTGACCGGTTGCCGGGCGGCTATGCACCGACGGCGGCCGGGCTGGAGGCGGCAAGGGCCGCGGAAGCCATGGAAGCAGCCAACGCCGCTCTGAGCCTGTCGATCACGGCCCGCGACGAGCGGTTGAGCGGGCCGCTGAGCGTGACCGCGCCGCAATTGCTGATCGAGCGGGTTCTTGGCGGCATTCTTGCCGAATTCTGCGCCGCGCATCCCGAGATAGAGCTGCAGCTGTTCGCCTCGAACGAGGCGCTGAACCTGTCGCAGCGCGAGGCCGATGTGGCAATACGTGTGTCGGATGCGCCGCTGGATACGCTGGTGGGAAGCCGTGTGGCGGATCAACGGGCCGCGGTCTATGTCAGCCGGGCCTATGGCGAACGGCTTGGCACAACGCCGGGGCAGCGGCTTGACTGGATCCGGTTTTCACACTGGCCCGGCGTTCCCGCCGAGCTCAACACTGCCTGGCCGGAGCGGCGCGTGGCGCTGGTGCTGGACGACATGGCGGCGGCAATCGGCGCAGTACGTGCGGGGATCGGCGCAACGCGTATGCCGTGTTTTCTTGGCGAAACCGATCCACAGCTGGTCCGGCTGCCAGGTGTTCCGCTGTTTGCCTATCCAAGCATATGGGTTCTCACACATCGCGACCTGCAGCGGGTCAGGCGGATCGAGACTTTCGTGGAGTTCGCCTCCGCGCGGCTGCGGCGGCTCAGGCCGGTGTTTGTCGGCGATCCAAAAGGCTGA